From the Diprion similis isolate iyDipSimi1 chromosome 1, iyDipSimi1.1, whole genome shotgun sequence genome, the window GTTGCTTCTCGAATGAGTGTCGACAAAGACAAGTTTAGCTAGGGACGTCATGGCGAGCTCTTCTACCTCCTCCGCATCGTCTATCGAATCAAGATCATGGCTGAGGTCCAGCCTAAATGGATAAAATGAAAGTGTAATAGTAAGTGCGTCGAGCGATGAATTAGAGCGAATGAACTGATCGATCACACACTGCGATATGGCTAATTGTTATTGCTCAGTTGAAGACCGCGTGTCTTGTCATTTAGTCTGTTGGATTCttgatggaaaaattatgCACACAACTTAGTCAGCTTGTATGTTTGCACAAGTTAGATAAGGGGGAGTGCGAGATATAGAATTGTTAGGAAAAATAGAAGACAAAGTAACCGAACGACCACAAgttgcagaaaaatattttcaaacacaaATTTATCTCTTCTATTCGTTTTATATATACTCACATGCTGGCTGACTTGCAATCGTTTAAAATGTCACGGATAACGATaattaatttgtataattaaaaGAATGTACGCAATGTTCTACGGCTCTTCTGCGCTCCACCGCGATGCttgatatcaatttatttctgaTAAGCACAAGGTTGAAATCCCCAGCTGCAGCAGCCTTTTGACGTAGGATGAGAAGGAGTTTGTATCCGCATGTCGTTTCACAATCTAATTGTTTGAAGAGGCTCCCGAATAAACGTTAAGACAACAATTGCACGCTCGTTGTAATTCTTTACGTCACGATCAATCTGCGACTGTTTGGCGGTTGTGCGCGATGCAGATTGGCTGCATCGATGCGATGCACGCATGCGAATTGCGAATGAGTATCGCGAATGATAAATCGGATGTctgtatatgatatatatatatatatcatcggCGGCACCACGCGAGGGTCGGGTGATAGGGATCGAATAAGAAGCCTTGTAACAATTGATACCTGATTTTAGCCTTAAAATGTAAACTGATAACGGAAATCATATACAAAGTATCAACGTTCTGACTTTTGTACGACCTTATTAATAATCCTGATAATAATAGATACCGCGGACTTGACTTGACGCCGATGTTAGGTTAGAATAGGTTAGGCTAGGTTAGGTTGGGTTCCGACTCGGCTTGTCATTATCTCATGTTAAATCATCGAGTCGGTAGGATTCACCTGCCGCGAGTATTTGTACGACAAGATATAAAATCTCAGcatttctttcgtttcttcgaTATCATCGCTCTTATCATTATCATAACGAAAACTCACCAATCTGCAGCACTTCTGCATCCGTTGCATCGCTACAACGAGCTCGGTGCTTCGGTTTATGAACTTGCGGGCGTTTTCTTGCCTGGAGAATAACCAACGCGTGCCCTCAGCTACCCATTTTAGTTCCCGACACCCCAACCCCGGTTTAAAGCTCTTTAGTCGCGTGTTAAAACACGAAACTCGAATCTCGGCGGTCGGTATGCGTGGTGAAGAAGGCACGGATCTTGTATCACCCACACCGCTAAGCGATAATGATTAATCGATCAGTTTATTGACCGATCGAGCTTGACTTTTGCTGCCTGCGGTAGCGCCTgcatatttatattcatatttttacacaTAAGGATGCCGAAGTGTTGTTCATAAGGCAGACGTTTCAATTCTGAATGAGCGCGACGACGGCTCCATCTCAACATTGAAGTAatcgaagtaaaaaatatgcaaaacatATTAGactgttgaaatgaaatttttcttaaccGTAGCGCCATCTTCAAAAGCACGCGACAAACCACCGTGGTTCTTATCGCGTCGGTAAGGTAGATTGGCATGGATcccaaattttgataaaaatgaaaacaaatttatcgTCTCTTTTCCTAACGGAGTATTATTGGAGATGGTAAGAGAAGAAGATAGGCAACCGGTTACACCACAATGTTGGTTGAACTGCAGATTGTTCGGAGTCAGGATAAGCGTAGAAGTGAATTCTGATTTAATAGCGTCGGTAGCATATTTTCTCCCCGGGAACTCCAAGATAAATATTTGCACTCGTGTATTGACGGCGAATGGTTCCTTAGTTTTAACACTGGCATATACGCACACGAGTGTGCATACCGAACAGATTGTAGTGCGCGGCCTTCGTTATGGAgaaacttttctatttttggtCTTGAGGTATTCAAAGTGGCCCCTTCCTATGTTTATTATACGACGCCGTGgcataatatttgaataaaagcaaaaataaaatgccACTACGATTTGAATCTTCCAAATAGACGAGCCTCGCCCAAGGGAAATAAGAAGTTACGGCTGACGCGATGcattatttatttgatataGGGCATAGATGTTGTTGTATAGTACTCGTACATTGTTGTATCTCATGTCGGGTGTTACGAAGGGCAAGTTGACATTGGCTCATCTGATTCTGCAATACTCATgctagtctttttttttattttgttgaacCCTTTTCACTTGACGATCATAATATTACAGTAGAAGTACAATAacagatataatataatatatatatgtataatattcaataGGAGAAGTAgaacatttatattattatgtatttaaCCGTAATAgtgtaatgtataatatttcgtatattaataataattgaaaaaaatcatcataacTTTTCATATAATTAACAATTATACCCATGCAAGATAGCAATGCTTCAGCATTgtcatttgtataataatgtaacacatatacttatatattctctataaattataaatctaTACAGTCGTGTGAATTACACGGCATAATAAAATTTCGCAAGCCTTGCAAACCCTCGTAATTAGGTACCTGCATTTGTGAATTCCTAACGCAACTTCAAATATCCAACAATTATACGTGTTCTATAATCGAATCCAAATCACACATGAACGTTGAATTTTTACAGGTCATTTCGATTCGCGACACACCTGCCGAGttgtttaatttcattatacGTATGCGCGTTAAAACCCGAATAATTGACTCGCTGAAATTGTAGAGATAATGAAACACGAtgtgaaaagtaaagaaagaaagacaaaaGAGCTGAGTGAAAATTGCTCTCGCGTCATTTAAATCGGTACCGGCAGTGAATTATGATTTATTTAATGAACGGCAAGATTATATACGATGACAAAAGTTCAGAAGCACTTTGAGCCTCCTTAAAACTTGCATAATAATGTCACGACCAAGTTTCAAGAGAACACGGTTCTTCACaaagtattttcaaagtttaggaATTACGCGCGGCAAGTCTTAAATGAATGGGTATAAAGGAGATACTGTAATTCCACAAGGCGGATTTATTactcaatattgatttttcGCTGCCCACATCTCAGAAGCTTTATTTCTTGGCTCATTAGAGGATAAATTTGACGTAGATAAATAGAACAGGTAACGGAAACGAAATgcttctaaaaaattttgagatcaataataatttaaagttCTCTGATCTCTATTTCCATTTGTCTCGtttccttttttacttttttctttcctttgtaACGCTCAGGATTATAATCAGCGCGATATAATGATCgcggtatatatttttcgatttataaaaaatttattatcatactTTCATGTGATTAATGATTAATTATACTCAAATCACCCTTGCGAGCATGGATATTTATATGTGAATCGGAAATTCATTTAACACAACTGCAGGCGACTGTGATGATGCATGGTCCTATTATTTACGAACCCAAGTatacaacgtttttttttttttaaacgcatAATTACATATACGTGCTACCGTAAAGACACAACAATATAATCAGTAGAGAATTATAGGTACGATTTTAGTTGAACTGCTGCAAGCTGCAAGCTCCTGCGGTTTTTCCCCGAAGACTGAAGTgatcgttaaaaataaatttcttacttccatttttatgcatttttccCCAATTATTGAATTGATTTCATTTCCTCAACCTGATATGTTATTACAATCTCAAACTGAACTCACTAAACGGCAAAGAGGCGAAACGCTATACTATAAATGATAATTAGatatcgttattattcatTACATTTATTCAATCACTTACACCATAATAATCTTTatcgtatatttatatacacatatatgtatactaaattgctcttttcttcttttgttgttgttgttgtttttttttttcattttttcttttgctgcatattatatataccataGAATACTAATCATAAAATTTATCTCATAGTTTCAAAATGCGAAGGGtcgatatatctatatatatattctgaaTCATAGTCTGCATCCATCGTCCTGCTCAGCTCTAGATATcatgagaaagaaattaacCGAACAAGAAACCGCAGCTTAAACCGCGAATTCTCCGTGAAAACTACGACAACATTTGAAGAATTATAatgatcgataaatttttgacatATATACCATTCATAAGCTAATCGTCGGGTAACTTCGCCGGTGTATTGATAGTATTGATTGACAGCCATCGTTGTAGTGttagttaataataatacagacTTCGTTTCAATGACTCGACGATCTTCGCATTAATTTTgtcgtataataaatatgttttATTACACGTACGCTCGATTTACCATtatcgttatcattattatgttcttactactattattttattgatatcATTACAATATCGAAGATATGACTTGGCTAGGACTAGTGATAGGATAATTCGTTTATTACACGACGTTCAATGAATGCATAGGAGCTTCGTTATACGTGGATACAGGATAGGGTGTATTTATTGCGCTGATTAGGTGTTTTGGTTTaattaaacgaattttttccaaatataaaGTTACCGGGCGCTGACGGATCGTCGGAGGAGAAATATTCTTTCCAAAGTTCAGTAAACTCCTCGCGTGTCACTTCTTTCTTCTGCTGCAAAAAACGTGGGTTAAAAATCAAGACGACATTAATATCTCCCACACATTGATCGACCCTACAATTCTACGTGGGAAGAAATGTAGAAATAAAACGTTAGTCAAGCACTTGCGAGGAGaatggaacgaaaaaaaactccaaaccTGTAggtgtaacttttttcaatctctcgacgaagaaattttttcccttccaCCAATGagcaagtatattatatagcCGAAGGCTTCCTGCCTCGTGCAGAGAGTTGGTAAATTTGTTTGAAGATTCACATTGTATATTTTTCGCTTAAATATAACGTTCTTCGCGCTCGCGAGTCgatgtatacataattatattttaataccGCCAAACGCACGATAATCACCATCGAAATACCATCGCGAAAGACGTTTGTctcttgtgaaaaatatttccctgTATATATACCACGTAAAActatttttccataaaaactATACAAGTTACTCGGCATGCTAATCTTCGTTCCGAATTTATATCATCCACATAGCTGCGTCAGTTTCATATCGAGTCTCGCCGAAACTTTGACCAGTAGCTGTGGGTAggtattacgtatatatatatatatatatatgtatatagtatatatataagtcaCATCGAAAGGGTTCGCTCGCTATCAAAACGATCCGGCCAACCGTGCGCCGTTGAAAGATAATATGAGAATTTTGCCAAGTTGTAACTTTGCTGTTATCCCGCAGGCCAAAGTGAACGAAATAACAATTCCCCTTTTCTAACCGCGGTCTTTGAGGTCGCAGTTTCAGTTCCGCAAGTGAGAATCGTCTCGATTTTAGTCagtcgaaagtttttttttttttttttctactgaatttacaaaaaatgacaatttcCCGTAACTCTAGCGCATTATTGTTAACGATAAGCCTGAATgcaaagagagaggaaaaaaaatagttgaagcACAATAGATCGTTGAATTCACAGGGTACATGAGATTTTAAGATGCGAAGAATtatgcagaaaaaaagaatttctccttaattattatacttactcCCGACAATTTGTTGAACGCGGTTCTGCAGTCGCTTACTGGAATTCCGTAGGTGGTACAAACGCTGGTGAATTCCTCCTCGTCAATGCGCCCGTCGTCTGGTGATAAATGTCGGTTAATTAATCGAAACGAGCTTATAGATGGTTTCTGGGTTGAGTTTGCTGCTAAGGAATGCCTGACGAGTATCGAGACGGCGGagatttctatatatatatatatatatagatctaGAAACGCGACTTCGAAACGATGAAGATGTAGTACCTCATTAGTATTTATACCTTACTCAAAGTGAGAAATATTTCTGATGTAAGTACCTGCTGCATAAAAAActcttttcatattttaccacaaccgaaaaaaaatgattaatgctatagttattagaaaattttagtaCCGAATATTAGTccctaaaatatttttttgtaagtgaaatattgtataaacTTAACTACAACGATACTTGTTTTACGATCGTTACTCATTAAGTCTAATcagatgaaaacaaaatacaaaaataaatactttttcaaCGAAAGGAGGTTTAACTCCGATTTAATAAAGAGGTCCAAGCACCAGCTTCAAGTTCCACTTGATCCCGAAGTTGTTGACTTGTACTTGTAAAGGCAACCCGGCGAAGAATAAAGTATCTCTTCGGTGCGGACGGGATGAGGATAAGAAAAACAAGGGTTGCAGgttaaagaaaaacaacaaagaattaaaaaaaaaaaccataaccCCGATCGTTAAACGATATCGGATGAGATCGGAATGATAAGAAACGGCGGTCTCTCCCTGGATTCTTCCCGGGGGATATTGCATGAACGGAAGTCGGTAATAAACCCGCTTTCCTCTCTTTGCTTTTGGAATTCACCGCCGCCTCGTGATCGGCGAACCAAGTGTCTACATCCGGCTTACCGGAAGTGTCCTCCAGATCGAAGATGAAGTTCATGTAACGCTGCTGCCATTCCAAAGCGTGCGTTGGATCCTTAGCGTACTCCTCCCACATCGAACACCACTCGTCGCGGCTCACCTGTAATCgggaagattttttttggaaggaaggtgggaggggggaggggggggttaGTCGCCTTGTGAATATCCCGAAGGTGCTGATTCGGTGTCAAGGATGTGTAAACGGATGATTTATAACAATCGATGATGAACCGATGGATTGTATGAAAGTAGAGTGATCGCTCGATCGAAAGGTCACAATATACGAATTATCAAAGATCCATTTCTAGTTTGGTATTTCTAAAGTGTGACGAAGAGGCAAAATATTATAGAGTAGTCAAAAGTTGTGTCTCATTTGAAATCCTCGTATTTTCACGACTATGTGGTCTACTATttactttatatttttttaaattctttaaaTCAAATCCTGataatttttcctctcctttcctAACGTTGAgacacaaattgaaaaaagttcagTTACCATTCATACCGACGATTCAAATCGGGGTTTTCATTTCCTTCCATCTCAATTGAGGATTTTTCTACTTGAATTCTGTTTGACTCACTTTATTTGACTTGGCTTGTTTCAGCTTTTCGACCTTTGCTTAGTCTCCTCTACACACTTAACACCGATTCTTTGTATTAGCACCAAAGTCACGAGCGTTTTTGGCTATTTCACTAACCTGACCGTCGTGGTTGGCGTCGGCACGTTGCCGAAGACCATCCCAGACCTTAAGGAGACTGTCGTGAGTCTGCTGATTTTTCGGGCTGCCAGGAGCCCAGCCTCTGTTTTGGCAAATCTTCTGCAAATCAATGAAGAGTCAATTTACAATGAATTCTGCAGTATTCGATTACAGAGTAAAAAGAACTCGACTGCAGAGTTTTTAATCGATGTTCTCCGCTTCTCGAGTATCTTCCGTGTTCGAATAATATCAGGTTAACGAGTCGATTCCTATGAATTCGTTGAGCTATGTCGTTACCATAACAGATTTATTATATCCATGAATAAAACCTTTGGAAACC encodes:
- the LOC124408023 gene encoding calexcitin-1, producing MPISDFRKNKLLYVFNVFFDVNQSGTIEKKDFELAIQKICQNRGWAPGSPKNQQTHDSLLKVWDGLRQRADANHDGQVSRDEWCSMWEEYAKDPTHALEWQQRYMNFIFDLEDTSDDGRIDEEEFTSVCTTYGIPVSDCRTAFNKLSGQKKEVTREEFTELWKEYFSSDDPSAPGNFIFGKNSFN